The Synechocystis sp. PCC 7509 genome includes a window with the following:
- a CDS encoding hemolysin family protein yields MSSITLEVLLLLLLILANGIFSMSEMAIISSRKVRLQNMANQGNKKARVALDLAESPNKFLSTVQVGITLIGILAGAFGGATISEKLAENLNQIPWLAPYSQGLSFGIVVMVITYLSLIVGELVPKRLALNNPEVIAATVAMPMRAIAAFASPVVHLLSASTDLVLRIIGIGPSSEPQVTEEEIKVLIEQGTEAGMFEEAEQDMVERVFRLGDRPVSALMTPRPDIVWLDLEDTSEENRKKMMDSANSRFPVCQGGLDNVLGIMPVTDLLARSLSGEALDLTVSLRQPVFVPESTRGLKVLELFKQTGTHMALVVDEYGVIQGLVTLNDILVEIVGDVPSADELDDPQAVQREDGSWLLDGMLSVDEFFKIFAVQDFQGEHRGSYQTLGGFVITHLGRIPNAADHFEWDGMRFEVMDMDGNRVDKVLVVPAEKPSMQSSD; encoded by the coding sequence ATGTCTTCCATTACTCTAGAAGTTCTGCTCCTCTTACTGTTGATCCTTGCTAATGGCATATTTTCTATGTCGGAAATGGCGATCATCTCCTCCCGGAAGGTAAGGCTGCAAAACATGGCGAATCAAGGAAATAAAAAAGCAAGAGTTGCTCTAGATTTGGCTGAATCCCCCAATAAATTTTTGTCTACAGTCCAAGTAGGTATTACCTTAATCGGCATTTTGGCGGGTGCTTTTGGGGGTGCTACTATTTCCGAAAAATTAGCAGAAAATCTCAATCAAATTCCTTGGTTAGCACCCTATAGTCAAGGGTTATCTTTTGGGATTGTGGTTATGGTGATTACTTACCTATCCTTGATTGTGGGCGAACTTGTACCCAAACGCCTCGCTCTAAATAATCCCGAAGTGATCGCCGCTACTGTAGCAATGCCTATGAGAGCGATCGCCGCCTTTGCTTCCCCGGTTGTCCATCTACTCAGCGCCTCTACAGACTTAGTATTGCGAATAATAGGCATAGGCCCTTCCAGCGAACCCCAAGTAACGGAAGAAGAAATCAAAGTATTGATCGAGCAAGGTACAGAAGCAGGGATGTTTGAAGAAGCCGAACAAGACATGGTAGAACGAGTATTTAGATTAGGCGATCGCCCCGTTAGTGCTTTAATGACACCGCGCCCCGATATCGTTTGGCTAGACTTGGAAGACACCAGCGAAGAAAACCGCAAAAAGATGATGGATAGCGCCAATTCTCGCTTTCCCGTTTGCCAAGGTGGTTTGGACAATGTTTTAGGAATTATGCCTGTCACCGACTTATTAGCTCGTAGTTTGTCCGGGGAAGCACTAGATTTAACAGTCTCTTTACGTCAACCTGTATTTGTCCCCGAAAGCACTCGCGGCTTAAAAGTGCTGGAGTTATTTAAACAAACAGGTACTCATATGGCGCTAGTAGTCGATGAATACGGCGTAATTCAAGGCTTAGTGACTTTAAATGATATTTTAGTAGAAATTGTCGGCGATGTGCCTTCCGCCGACGAATTAGACGATCCTCAAGCTGTGCAACGAGAAGATGGATCTTGGCTATTGGATGGAATGTTAAGTGTTGATGAATTTTTTAAAATCTTTGCTGTACAAGACTTTCAAGGGGAACATCGTGGTAGCTATCAAACCCTAGGTGGCTTTGTAATTACCCATTTAGGACGCATCCCCAACGCCGCCGATCATTTTGAATGGGATGGAATGCGGTTTGAGGTGATGGATATGGATGGCAATCGCGTTGATAAGGTTTTGGTAGTCCCAGCCGAAAAACCCTCTATGCAATCATCGGATTAA
- a CDS encoding PAS domain S-box protein, with amino-acid sequence MLESEKEQVKHLLAIEDNRGKRTISLESANYSIGRNPTNSIVLHSQLVSRQHAILVRLTDQSPHLFRLIDGNLKGVRSTNGLRVNGQHCFERELSHEDEIIFADDVKAWYYTTVDSLEISPENREKEVIKVASSTLIGVEREIANYSDAALLKLAAFPEPIANPIIEIDLTGNITYINPSALAQFPDLRETKLQHPLLEEIVPIVKNGQETFFVREVEIGSKIFSQSVHYVAVSGLIRNYIVDITESKHTELALRESEAKNRALLNAIPDLMLRLDKNGNCLNYLPAKTDTDRPNECAILPQEIISQRMHHINRALQTGETQIFEYQLQVQGTTCHHEVRIVVDGEDEVLAIVRDISSRVTAEIELKQAKDELELRVQERTTELQKANNRLLREIVTRHRAEEEVRFLQTMTQSIGESANFHSALGVALRLVCDFTGWAFGEAWIPHGGALECSPAWYRNTQNLDKFRLESENLTFLLGVGLPGRVWSSKQPELMQSVVNASYTDFLRKACALEVGFKSGLGIPIVATDRVLAVLVFFMFTADDEDKHLVKLVSTVATQLGALIQRKQVEEALSDSEERFRLLVEGGKDYAIFMLDIEGNIISWNTGAERITGYTSAEILGRSFYCFYPPEDRAINKPEYLLHLAKVNSQIEDEGWRICKDGSQIWVDEIITALKDQNGQLRGFSKVVRNTTENRRSQQALQESEQRLQAILDNSTALIYVKDLQGRFITINSWFGIVFNIHREEIKGKTDYDLFPKEIADTYRANELKVIETKSPMDWEEVAPQSDGLHTYISIKFPLFDAVGKIYAVCGISTDISDRKRVEDALNSSLATNRALLNAIPDSMFRISFKGIFVNFKAVKNNRLPLPTQEFLGKSLYEVFPYQVANPMMDCVQLALTTKNMQILEYQLLLDDNLLDYEARIAVSAENEVMAIIRDITERKHVETDIRQALEKEKELGELKSRFVTMASHEFRTPLATILSSSELLEYYSHKWSDDKKLKHQQRIQSSVKHMTSLLDDVLLIGKAEAGKLEFQPRLLDIIQLSRDLVEEVQVTTQTHTINFCPQTQWDRLDGLIDEKLFRHIITNLLTNAVKYSPQGKEVDFNLECDRTRAIFSIQDGGIGISIEDQQQLFESFHRGRNVSNIPGTGLGLAIVKKSVDLHGGTITAESQLEVGTKFTVTLPLNQ; translated from the coding sequence GTGTTAGAGAGTGAAAAAGAACAAGTCAAACACTTACTAGCGATCGAAGACAACCGAGGTAAACGCACAATTAGTCTAGAAAGTGCTAACTATTCAATTGGTCGTAATCCTACTAATTCTATAGTGCTACACTCCCAGTTGGTATCGCGACAGCACGCTATTTTGGTGAGACTAACAGACCAAAGTCCGCACCTATTTCGGCTGATTGACGGCAATTTAAAAGGTGTACGCAGCACAAACGGCTTAAGAGTCAATGGTCAACATTGTTTTGAGCGCGAACTTAGCCATGAAGATGAAATTATTTTTGCCGATGACGTTAAAGCTTGGTACTACACAACGGTTGACTCCCTAGAAATAAGTCCAGAGAATAGAGAAAAAGAAGTGATAAAAGTAGCTTCAAGTACCCTAATTGGAGTAGAGCGAGAAATAGCAAACTACAGTGATGCGGCACTGCTAAAACTGGCAGCTTTTCCCGAACCCATTGCTAATCCAATTATTGAAATCGATCTAACAGGAAATATTACTTATATTAATCCCTCGGCACTGGCACAGTTTCCAGACCTTAGAGAAACTAAGCTGCAACACCCTTTGTTAGAAGAAATAGTCCCCATTGTCAAAAACGGTCAAGAAACTTTTTTTGTGCGAGAAGTAGAAATTGGCAGTAAGATATTTTCTCAATCAGTTCATTATGTTGCCGTTAGCGGTCTAATTAGAAACTATATTGTCGATATTACCGAGAGCAAGCATACCGAACTTGCCTTACGCGAAAGCGAAGCTAAAAATCGAGCTTTATTAAACGCAATTCCTGATTTGATGTTGCGGCTTGATAAAAATGGTAATTGTTTAAATTATTTGCCAGCAAAAACAGATACTGACCGCCCTAACGAGTGTGCAATTCTACCTCAAGAAATAATAAGTCAGAGGATGCACCATATAAATCGAGCTTTGCAAACAGGCGAAACTCAAATTTTTGAGTATCAACTCCAAGTCCAGGGTACTACGTGCCATCATGAAGTAAGAATCGTTGTTGACGGCGAAGACGAAGTTTTGGCAATTGTTCGCGATATTAGCTCCCGCGTTACGGCTGAAATCGAACTCAAACAAGCTAAAGACGAACTAGAACTTCGCGTTCAAGAACGTACCACAGAACTCCAAAAGGCTAACAATCGATTGCTTAGAGAGATCGTTACTCGCCACAGAGCCGAAGAAGAAGTACGTTTTCTCCAAACGATGACTCAATCTATTGGCGAATCGGCAAACTTTCACTCGGCTTTAGGTGTAGCACTGCGCTTAGTGTGCGACTTTACAGGTTGGGCGTTTGGAGAAGCCTGGATTCCTCATGGTGGCGCTCTTGAATGCAGTCCGGCTTGGTATAGAAATACCCAAAATCTCGATAAGTTTAGACTGGAGAGCGAAAACCTGACTTTTTTGTTAGGGGTAGGATTGCCAGGGCGGGTTTGGTCATCAAAGCAGCCGGAATTGATGCAAAGTGTTGTTAATGCTTCATACACCGATTTTTTGCGTAAAGCTTGCGCTTTAGAGGTTGGTTTTAAGTCTGGGTTAGGTATTCCAATTGTAGCAACGGATCGCGTTTTGGCGGTTTTGGTGTTTTTTATGTTTACCGCCGACGACGAAGACAAACACTTAGTCAAGCTTGTTTCTACCGTAGCAACCCAGTTGGGCGCATTAATCCAACGCAAGCAAGTAGAAGAAGCTTTATCCGATAGCGAGGAGCGTTTTCGGCTATTAGTAGAGGGCGGGAAAGATTACGCTATTTTTATGCTCGATATAGAAGGAAATATTATTAGCTGGAATACTGGAGCCGAGCGAATCACAGGTTATACGTCCGCAGAAATTTTAGGCAGGTCTTTTTATTGTTTTTATCCACCAGAAGATAGAGCTATAAACAAACCTGAATATCTGCTACACCTAGCTAAAGTAAATAGTCAAATCGAAGATGAAGGCTGGCGAATATGTAAAGATGGTTCGCAAATTTGGGTGGATGAGATTATCACCGCCCTGAAAGATCAAAATGGGCAACTACGAGGCTTTTCTAAAGTGGTACGCAATACTACAGAAAATCGGCGCAGTCAACAAGCCTTACAAGAGAGCGAACAGCGTTTGCAGGCAATACTCGACAACTCTACAGCCTTAATTTACGTTAAAGACCTCCAGGGAAGGTTCATTACCATTAATTCTTGGTTTGGAATTGTGTTCAATATCCACAGAGAAGAGATTAAAGGCAAAACTGACTATGATCTCTTTCCCAAAGAAATAGCTGATACCTACCGAGCAAACGAATTAAAAGTAATAGAAACTAAAAGCCCAATGGATTGGGAAGAAGTGGCTCCGCAAAGTGACGGATTGCATACTTATATTTCGATCAAGTTTCCCCTATTTGACGCGGTGGGAAAAATCTATGCCGTTTGTGGGATTTCTACCGATATTAGCGATCGCAAACGAGTAGAAGATGCTCTAAATTCAAGTTTAGCGACAAATAGAGCCTTGCTTAACGCTATCCCCGATTCAATGTTTCGCATTAGTTTTAAGGGAATTTTTGTTAATTTTAAAGCTGTAAAAAATAATCGTTTACCACTACCTACACAAGAATTTTTGGGCAAAAGTTTGTATGAGGTATTTCCTTATCAAGTAGCTAATCCGATGATGGATTGCGTACAGTTGGCTTTGACTACCAAAAATATGCAAATTCTTGAATATCAGTTGCTATTAGATGACAATCTTTTGGACTACGAGGCGCGAATTGCTGTTAGTGCAGAAAATGAAGTAATGGCGATTATTCGCGATATTACTGAGCGCAAGCACGTAGAAACAGATATTCGCCAGGCTTTAGAAAAGGAAAAAGAACTGGGCGAACTAAAATCGCGGTTTGTGACCATGGCTTCTCATGAATTTCGGACTCCTTTGGCGACAATTTTATCGTCTAGCGAGTTACTGGAATATTACAGTCATAAATGGAGCGACGATAAAAAACTCAAACACCAGCAGCGCATTCAATCTAGCGTTAAACATATGACAAGTTTGCTAGATGATGTGCTATTAATTGGCAAAGCTGAAGCTGGAAAACTAGAATTTCAACCAAGATTGCTAGACATTATCCAATTGAGCCGCGACTTGGTAGAAGAAGTCCAAGTTACAACCCAGACTCATACTATTAATTTTTGCCCTCAAACGCAATGGGATAGACTTGATGGACTGATAGATGAGAAGCTATTTCGGCACATTATTACTAATTTGCTCACAAATGCTGTGAAGTATTCACCGCAAGGCAAAGAAGTCGATTTTAATTTAGAGTGCGATCGCACAAGGGCAATTTTTTCGATTCAAGATGGGGGAATTGGGATTTCAATTGAAGACCAACAACAGTTGTTTGAGTCCTTTCATCGCGGCAGGAATGTGAGTAATATTCCTGGTACGGGCTTGGGACTTGCGATCGTTAAAAAGTCTGTGGATTTACACGGAGGCACAATTACCGCCGAAAGCCAATTAGAAGTTGGCACAAAGTTTACAGTTACACTGCCATTAAATCAATGA
- a CDS encoding tetratricopeptide repeat protein — MSTTISNFNETANQSTDPDIWLVKGNDLANLGDYEEALSSFNKVVAIQPQNTTAWVQRSVVLIHLNRYLEAVDSCDRALEIDDSDRQAWLFRGAALNHLGRYKECYASYDKSLGIEQQTLRQKLSFKLKSIWHNSSEVKAPQISNISHQV; from the coding sequence ATGAGTACTACAATTTCTAATTTTAATGAAACCGCTAATCAGTCTACAGATCCTGATATTTGGTTAGTTAAAGGTAACGACCTAGCGAACTTGGGCGATTACGAAGAAGCTCTGAGCAGTTTTAACAAAGTAGTAGCAATTCAACCGCAAAACACTACCGCTTGGGTACAGAGATCCGTAGTTTTAATCCATCTCAATCGTTACCTAGAAGCCGTTGATAGTTGCGATCGCGCTTTAGAAATTGATGACAGTGATCGACAAGCTTGGCTGTTTCGCGGTGCAGCATTAAATCATTTAGGTCGTTACAAAGAGTGTTATGCCAGCTACGATAAATCTTTAGGAATCGAGCAGCAAACCTTAAGACAAAAACTCAGCTTCAAACTTAAATCAATATGGCATAATTCCTCAGAAGTAAAAGCCCCTCAAATTAGCAATATTTCCCATCAAGTTTAA
- the hisG gene encoding ATP phosphoribosyltransferase, giving the protein MLTVALPKGSLLKDSIRLLQSVGLDFSAFLDSTNRQLQISDPTQTAKALLVRAQDVPVYVEYGQAQLGIVGYDVLQEKQPQVANLIDLQFGLCRLSVAVRQSSLYRSALELPPHGRVASKFVNCAKDYFDSLDLPVEIVPLYGSVELGPITGMSEAIVDLVSTGRTLQENGLIEIETLFISTARLIAHPLSYRLNTSNLHQLVEQMRARILAEV; this is encoded by the coding sequence ATGCTTACTGTCGCATTGCCCAAAGGCTCACTCTTAAAAGATAGCATCCGTTTATTACAATCAGTGGGACTAGATTTTAGTGCTTTTCTCGATTCCACTAATAGGCAATTACAAATTTCTGACCCCACACAGACGGCTAAAGCTTTACTTGTTAGAGCGCAAGATGTTCCAGTATATGTAGAATACGGTCAAGCGCAACTAGGTATTGTCGGTTACGATGTCTTGCAAGAAAAACAACCACAAGTTGCTAACTTAATCGATTTGCAATTTGGGCTTTGTCGGCTATCGGTGGCGGTGAGACAATCAAGCTTGTATCGCTCGGCTTTAGAATTGCCACCTCATGGTAGAGTTGCATCTAAATTTGTTAACTGCGCCAAAGATTATTTTGATAGCCTAGATTTGCCTGTAGAAATTGTGCCGCTTTATGGTTCAGTGGAATTAGGGCCTATTACTGGAATGTCTGAAGCGATCGTTGACTTGGTTTCCACCGGGCGAACTTTACAAGAAAATGGCTTAATTGAAATTGAGACGTTATTTATTAGTACAGCACGGCTAATTGCTCATCCTTTAAGTTATCGCCTCAATACAAGTAATTTACATCAGCTAGTCGAACAAATGAGAGCGCGGATACTAGCGGAGGTATAG
- a CDS encoding response regulator transcription factor produces the protein MKKILVIEDEPAVRANILELLEAEDFEAVGAENGFMGAMWAQEYLPDLIICDVMMPEVDGYEVLGALRQVPETAAIPFIFLTAMVDKADIRHGMDLGADDYLTKPFTRSELLGAITSRFNKQAVVMQQFQTERERAESLQKKVLELQQSVSSQGEILQQLQQEMRNTVPKITMAIGFLKSIQPGGQRDRCIQILQQSCQSEIALLNQPNLQKFLTPEDLILLRQLNLINPTPHSPTHS, from the coding sequence ATGAAAAAAATTTTAGTAATTGAAGACGAACCCGCAGTAAGAGCAAATATTTTAGAATTGCTAGAAGCAGAAGATTTTGAGGCGGTAGGGGCAGAAAATGGGTTTATGGGTGCAATGTGGGCGCAAGAATACCTACCCGATTTAATTATTTGCGACGTAATGATGCCCGAAGTTGATGGTTATGAAGTTTTAGGGGCTTTGCGTCAAGTTCCAGAAACCGCAGCAATTCCGTTTATTTTTCTAACAGCGATGGTAGATAAAGCTGATATTCGTCACGGAATGGACTTAGGAGCGGATGACTATCTAACTAAACCATTTACAAGATCGGAGTTATTGGGAGCCATTACTTCACGGTTTAATAAACAAGCCGTTGTCATGCAGCAATTTCAAACCGAGCGCGAACGTGCGGAAAGTTTACAAAAAAAAGTGCTTGAACTTCAGCAGTCTGTGAGTAGCCAAGGAGAAATCTTACAGCAACTACAACAAGAAATGCGTAATACTGTACCAAAAATTACTATGGCTATTGGATTTCTTAAAAGCATACAACCTGGAGGGCAGCGCGATCGCTGCATACAAATTTTGCAACAATCTTGTCAATCGGAAATTGCTTTACTTAATCAACCTAATTTACAAAAGTTCCTAACTCCTGAAGACTTAATACTGCTACGCCAGTTGAATTTAATTAACCCAACTCCTCATTCACCTACTCATAGCTAA